A single genomic interval of Psychroserpens sp. NJDZ02 harbors:
- a CDS encoding S8 family peptidase has protein sequence MKRPLLKLSMLLVAFTIFNACQKDEALEMQEESVINDDQKPALTIPEINAIINQSLTETGTFDWKDVTPHTLWSAVIRGNNILTIGYGAEGESFAEVKTESLKATLSNIVQLVEDNEDYKKGDKPVVEHDIINVIDMEVANFSTIKQLLQSDGVRYLEPNGYNQYETVNNGRSSSGCDKDSNTINSAHYTTIAPNNAQVSWHFYKHNIPQAWSQSTGAGVTIGLIDTGVSASQTLLNSSGINDGYSTGRFVQKYGTFIDSSWWWSDNYDGIHDKCGHGTAMASTIAAPRNDNGMPVGVAYNANLVAYRATEDVLLNDYHERKGVSDALTQLGNRSDVKIISMSIGYLWSIGNIKDAVKYAYSKQKLIFAAGGTSTSFTNGYGVIFPATMSETVAVTGVDDGSNYDRCEVCHTGDKIDFTIIMEGDNNTSKAPPVLGFYDGDRRYTGGSSVATATTAGIAALIWSKYPTWSRTQILNRLKQSAEFYPNKNSSFGYGNIDALQAVQ, from the coding sequence ATGAAAAGACCATTATTAAAACTATCAATGTTATTGGTAGCTTTTACAATTTTTAATGCATGTCAAAAAGATGAAGCTTTAGAAATGCAAGAAGAATCAGTCATTAACGACGATCAAAAACCAGCATTAACCATCCCTGAAATTAATGCTATAATTAATCAAAGTCTTACAGAAACCGGAACTTTTGATTGGAAAGATGTTACACCGCATACCCTTTGGAGTGCTGTAATTAGAGGTAATAATATTTTAACTATTGGATATGGAGCGGAAGGCGAAAGTTTTGCAGAGGTAAAAACAGAAAGTCTTAAAGCAACCTTATCTAACATTGTGCAACTTGTTGAAGATAACGAAGATTATAAAAAAGGTGATAAACCAGTTGTTGAGCATGACATTATTAATGTGATAGATATGGAAGTTGCTAACTTTTCTACTATTAAACAATTGCTACAGTCTGACGGAGTTAGATATTTAGAGCCAAACGGTTATAATCAGTACGAAACAGTAAATAATGGGCGTTCAAGTTCTGGGTGTGATAAAGATTCAAATACTATAAATTCGGCACATTATACAACGATCGCACCAAACAATGCGCAAGTCTCTTGGCATTTTTACAAACATAATATTCCACAAGCTTGGAGTCAAAGTACTGGAGCAGGTGTAACTATTGGGTTAATAGATACGGGAGTTTCTGCGTCTCAGACCTTATTAAATTCATCAGGAATTAATGACGGGTATTCAACGGGTCGTTTTGTTCAAAAGTATGGAACCTTTATAGACTCTTCTTGGTGGTGGTCAGATAATTACGATGGTATTCATGATAAATGTGGACATGGTACGGCTATGGCCTCTACTATAGCAGCACCACGTAATGATAATGGGATGCCAGTTGGTGTAGCATATAATGCAAACTTAGTAGCGTATAGAGCAACAGAGGATGTATTACTTAATGATTATCATGAGCGTAAAGGGGTGTCTGATGCATTAACGCAGTTAGGGAACAGGAGTGATGTCAAAATTATCTCTATGTCTATTGGTTACTTATGGTCAATTGGTAATATAAAAGATGCCGTAAAATATGCATATAGCAAACAGAAATTAATTTTTGCTGCAGGTGGGACTTCGACTAGTTTTACAAACGGTTATGGAGTTATTTTTCCTGCAACTATGAGTGAGACGGTTGCGGTAACAGGAGTAGATGATGGTTCAAATTATGACCGATGTGAAGTATGTCATACCGGAGATAAAATTGATTTTACAATTATCATGGAAGGTGATAATAATACAAGTAAGGCACCACCAGTATTAGGATTTTATGATGGTGATAGACGTTATACTGGAGGGTCATCTGTAGCAACAGCAACAACAGCTGGTATTGCGGCTTTAATATGGTCTAAATACCCTACATGGTCTAGAACACAGATCCTAAATAGGTTAAAACAGTCTGCAGAATTCTATCCAAACAAAAATTCAAGTTTTGGTTACGGTAATATTGATGCGTTACAAGCGGTACAATAA
- a CDS encoding flavin-containing monooxygenase, translated as MLDYVVIGGAQAGLAMAYHLKQMNANFIVLDGEAEVGASWLNRWDSLKLFTPTEYNHLPGLKFDAPKGHYPTKVEVANYFKTYVDQFEIPIQLNTLVTAVTKTAKGFHVQHKDGEIEAKNVVVATGPFHIPYTPPCHTKISDSTLQMHSNYYKGVKQLQQGDALVVGGGDSGYQILNEISKDRSRTVYFSGDTSVKSLPQNFLGKTLWWWFTVVGFLSYSKYSWVGKKINSSTQPVIGTDVKEILSRENVIAVGRTKDALNDDIFFEKEKKSTIKNVIWATGYRPNFKWIQGLELDANSYPKNYRGVSNIDGLYFIGLPWMYTRGSATLGGVSKDASYLAGIMMSSK; from the coding sequence ATGTTGGATTATGTAGTAATTGGAGGAGCACAAGCGGGATTAGCAATGGCTTATCATTTAAAACAAATGAATGCTAATTTTATAGTTTTAGATGGAGAGGCAGAAGTTGGTGCATCGTGGTTAAACCGTTGGGATTCTTTAAAATTATTCACACCAACAGAATATAATCATTTACCAGGTTTAAAATTTGATGCCCCTAAAGGGCATTACCCAACTAAGGTTGAGGTTGCAAATTATTTTAAGACTTACGTTGATCAATTTGAAATTCCAATTCAATTAAATACATTGGTGACTGCTGTTACTAAAACTGCAAAAGGGTTTCATGTACAGCATAAAGATGGCGAAATTGAGGCTAAAAATGTAGTTGTTGCTACCGGTCCATTTCATATCCCTTATACACCCCCTTGTCATACTAAAATATCAGATAGTACACTTCAAATGCATAGTAATTACTATAAAGGTGTTAAGCAATTACAACAAGGTGATGCTTTGGTTGTAGGAGGTGGGGATTCTGGTTATCAAATATTAAACGAGATTTCTAAAGACAGGTCTAGGACGGTTTATTTTTCTGGAGATACTAGTGTAAAATCATTACCTCAAAACTTTTTAGGTAAAACTCTATGGTGGTGGTTTACCGTTGTCGGTTTTTTAAGTTATAGTAAGTATAGTTGGGTTGGTAAAAAAATTAACTCATCAACACAACCCGTTATTGGTACGGATGTAAAAGAAATTTTATCTCGGGAAAATGTTATAGCGGTCGGACGTACCAAAGATGCTTTAAACGATGATATCTTTTTTGAAAAAGAAAAAAAATCAACTATTAAAAATGTGATTTGGGCAACAGGATACCGTCCTAATTTTAAATGGATACAGGGTTTAGAGTTGGATGCTAATAGTTACCCTAAAAACTATAGAGGCGTTAGTAATATTGATGGTTTATACTTTATTGGTTTACCTTGGATGTATACACGTGGATCTGCAACGTTGGGAGGTGTGTCTAAAGATGCTAGTTATTTAGCAGGTATTATGATGAGTAGTAAATAA
- a CDS encoding sulfur reduction protein DsrE yields the protein MRNSILIFTTLLSFLLGTQHLQAQEFNPTKNNYLILSKNIQQLKPVLLTATSLMREDGQDYGDFYVIICGKTVKDISDNSEFHALLEEAKLLNIKVFTCGISLKKFNITPKQLPDNIAVTENGILYGFQLIKKGFLSLTI from the coding sequence ATGAGAAATTCAATCTTAATTTTCACAACACTACTCAGCTTCCTATTAGGAACGCAACATTTACAAGCACAAGAATTTAACCCTACAAAAAACAATTACTTAATTCTTTCTAAAAACATACAACAACTTAAACCTGTACTACTAACCGCAACATCGTTAATGCGAGAAGACGGACAGGATTATGGTGATTTTTACGTGATTATATGTGGTAAAACCGTAAAAGACATCTCTGACAATTCAGAGTTTCACGCGCTTCTTGAAGAAGCTAAACTCCTAAATATAAAAGTATTTACATGTGGAATTTCGCTTAAAAAATTCAATATAACTCCTAAACAATTACCTGATAATATAGCAGTTACAGAAAATGGTATTCTATATGGTTTTCAACTTATAAAAAAAGGATTCCTTTCACTAACCATATAA
- a CDS encoding TQO small subunit DoxD encodes MKTINIKNDAGLLTLAIRLVVGWTYFSAFWRRTILADKLDPEVAGYIGEKFNHFLPNALGIKPIIQYLVENPDILWLNMVIFTIIEGIVGLFILFGLFTRLMSIGVFGLAMGILLGSGWIGTTCLDEWQIGVLGIASGFVLFLTGSGKYSLDNYVMARHYTFTKKKWFAWLGSGTLPIKDSVFPKIVLIGSLAILGMTLMTNQIFHGGLWGTLHNKSVKPKLEITKGQITDHTLSFDVFRTEGVDVYGSWVIGIELLDIENNIIMKYTQEDLSSLPPKNISNFYVAKIKPGKHSLIVPLGAKATLHLQNDQLTKLPTGEYTIKITDISGLYWKQNITVKHK; translated from the coding sequence ATGAAAACTATAAACATAAAAAATGATGCCGGTCTATTAACGTTAGCAATAAGGCTGGTCGTTGGATGGACTTATTTTTCAGCCTTTTGGAGACGAACCATCTTAGCAGATAAACTAGATCCAGAAGTGGCGGGTTACATTGGCGAAAAATTCAACCATTTCTTGCCAAATGCTTTAGGTATAAAACCTATTATTCAATACCTAGTAGAAAACCCAGATATACTTTGGTTAAACATGGTAATATTTACAATAATTGAAGGCATAGTAGGCTTATTTATCCTCTTTGGGTTATTTACTAGACTTATGAGTATTGGTGTTTTTGGATTAGCCATGGGAATACTTTTAGGTTCAGGATGGATTGGCACAACCTGTCTTGACGAATGGCAAATAGGCGTCTTAGGAATTGCTAGCGGTTTTGTTTTATTTTTAACTGGAAGTGGAAAATACTCGTTGGACAATTATGTAATGGCGCGTCATTATACATTTACTAAAAAGAAATGGTTTGCTTGGTTAGGTTCTGGCACGCTACCAATTAAAGACAGTGTATTTCCTAAGATTGTGCTTATTGGATCGTTAGCCATTTTAGGTATGACCTTAATGACCAACCAAATATTTCATGGTGGCTTATGGGGTACGCTTCATAATAAATCTGTAAAACCAAAATTAGAGATTACTAAAGGACAAATTACAGACCACACTTTATCTTTTGATGTTTTTAGAACGGAAGGTGTTGATGTGTATGGTTCTTGGGTTATTGGTATCGAATTATTAGATATTGAAAATAACATAATAATGAAATACACACAAGAGGATTTATCAAGCTTACCACCTAAAAATATTTCAAACTTTTATGTCGCTAAAATAAAACCTGGTAAACATAGTTTGATTGTCCCTTTAGGCGCAAAAGCAACACTACATTTACAAAATGACCAACTAACAAAATTACCGACTGGCGAGTACACTATCAAGATAACGGATATTAGTGGCCTTTACTGGAAACAGAATATAACTGTGAAACATAAATAA
- a CDS encoding HipA family kinase: MSKLDIRTVDVTQYITPLREGGSLPAIVKADDDFLYVLKFRGAGQGKKALIAEFIGGELARAIGLKVPELVFMNLDDSFSKMEPDEEIQDLLKFSVGLNLGLHYLSGSITFDPLASVADAKTASKVVLLDSIISNIDRTSKNPNILNWNKELWVIDNGASFYFHHNWETWKSHLTRTFPLIKDHVLLSRATDLDNASKEIIKALDKTTIKNIINTIPEDWLINEADSLTPSEIRNAYIEYLDAKIAMIDSLVKEAQNAR; this comes from the coding sequence ATGAGTAAATTAGATATAAGAACCGTTGATGTTACACAATACATCACACCTCTAAGAGAAGGTGGTTCTTTACCCGCAATTGTAAAAGCAGACGACGACTTTTTATACGTTTTAAAGTTTAGAGGTGCAGGACAAGGAAAAAAAGCATTGATTGCCGAATTTATTGGTGGCGAATTAGCACGAGCTATTGGTTTAAAAGTTCCAGAGTTAGTCTTTATGAATTTGGATGACTCGTTTAGTAAAATGGAACCCGATGAAGAAATACAAGACTTACTTAAGTTTAGCGTCGGTTTAAACCTAGGACTACATTATTTAAGTGGTAGTATAACCTTTGATCCTTTAGCCTCCGTTGCAGATGCTAAAACAGCTTCTAAAGTAGTGCTTTTAGATAGTATTATTAGTAATATAGATAGGACTTCTAAAAATCCGAATATCCTAAATTGGAATAAAGAGTTATGGGTTATTGATAATGGTGCTAGTTTTTATTTTCATCATAATTGGGAGACTTGGAAAAGCCATTTAACAAGAACATTTCCGTTAATAAAAGATCACGTGCTTTTAAGTCGTGCTACAGATTTGGATAATGCTTCAAAAGAAATAATTAAAGCTTTAGATAAAACTACCATTAAAAACATTATAAATACTATTCCAGAAGATTGGTTGATAAACGAGGCTGATAGTCTAACACCATCGGAAATACGAAACGCGTATATAGAGTATTTAGACGCTAAAATCGCTATGATAGACTCACTAGTTAAAGAAGCTCAAAATGCAAGATAA
- a CDS encoding DUF421 domain-containing protein has translation MDWIYSLSDPLWETFAGSLILFIVIIILTRIIGLRSFAKFTAYDFAFTIAIGSIISSTLTSSTSVTHGSIAIAGLLFLTYIFSLLQKKLPNLSAIISNKPLLLMKGETILHDNLKHARIEKSQLIAKLREANVLDFKQVEAVVLESTGDISVLHKSSPNNNTNLSDALLENVREYP, from the coding sequence ATGGATTGGATATATTCTTTAAGCGACCCTTTATGGGAAACATTTGCAGGTAGCCTTATACTATTTATCGTTATTATTATATTAACTAGAATTATAGGATTACGCTCGTTTGCGAAATTTACAGCTTACGACTTTGCGTTTACTATTGCTATTGGTAGTATAATATCATCAACTTTAACCTCAAGTACTTCCGTTACTCATGGAAGTATCGCAATTGCAGGCCTACTATTTTTAACTTATATATTTTCTCTTTTACAAAAAAAGCTCCCCAATTTAAGTGCTATAATTTCGAATAAACCTTTATTATTAATGAAAGGGGAAACCATTTTACATGACAATTTAAAGCATGCTAGAATAGAAAAATCACAATTAATAGCTAAACTTAGAGAAGCTAATGTTTTAGATTTTAAACAAGTTGAAGCTGTTGTTTTGGAATCCACAGGAGACATATCTGTATTACATAAATCCTCCCCTAATAACAATACTAATTTAAGCGATGCATTATTAGAGAATGTTAGAGAGTATCCTTGA
- a CDS encoding DUF3037 domain-containing protein, with product MQDKVTFEYAIIRLVPKVEREEFFNIGVILYSKRKKFVGVKYKISDAKLKAFACNLDLEALNSYLKSWELICKGDPSAGVIGQFEVSDRFRWLAAARSTVIQSSKTHSGLTNDPEKELESIFKNYVLCEETDTLL from the coding sequence ATGCAAGATAAAGTTACTTTTGAATACGCGATTATTAGGCTTGTCCCTAAAGTAGAACGTGAAGAATTTTTTAATATCGGCGTTATTTTATACTCTAAACGTAAAAAATTTGTTGGTGTAAAATATAAAATTAGCGATGCTAAATTAAAAGCCTTTGCTTGTAACTTAGACTTAGAAGCTTTGAATAGCTATCTAAAATCTTGGGAACTAATTTGCAAAGGAGATCCTTCTGCAGGCGTTATTGGTCAATTTGAAGTGTCTGATAGATTTAGATGGCTAGCAGCTGCACGAAGTACTGTTATACAAAGCTCTAAAACCCATTCTGGATTAACAAACGATCCCGAAAAAGAACTAGAATCTATTTTTAAAAACTATGTTTTGTGTGAAGAAACAGATACTTTACTCTAA